One genomic region from candidate division WOR-3 bacterium encodes:
- the mscL gene encoding large conductance mechanosensitive channel protein MscL, giving the protein MFSEFKKFAMRGNVIDLAVGFIMGGAFGAIVNSLVNDIIMPPIGLLLNKVDFSNLFINLSGQPFASLAEAKKAGVPTINYGLFLNTVINFIIVAFALFLMIKQVNRWTAPKPQAPPPPTTKECPFCFTAIPIKAVRCPNCTSELKE; this is encoded by the coding sequence ATGTTTTCTGAATTCAAAAAATTTGCAATGCGGGGTAATGTCATTGACCTCGCCGTCGGTTTTATTATGGGCGGTGCCTTTGGCGCGATTGTAAACTCGCTGGTGAATGATATCATTATGCCGCCTATAGGGTTGCTGCTGAATAAAGTAGACTTCTCAAATTTATTCATCAATCTTTCTGGACAACCGTTTGCGAGCCTTGCTGAAGCAAAAAAGGCGGGTGTGCCAACAATAAACTATGGTCTGTTTTTAAACACGGTAATTAATTTTATAATCGTTGCTTTTGCATTGTTCTTAATGATTAAGCAGGTTAATCGCTGGACTGCACCTAAACCCCAAGCACCTCCACCCCCGACGACCAAGGAATGTCCATTTTGTTTTACGGCTATCCCCATAAAAGCAGTGCGCTGCCCTAATTGCACATCTGAATTGAAAGAATAA
- a CDS encoding DUF5674 family protein, with amino-acid sequence MLILREKINIDEIKRIAQETFGTVVKAVVDVEKGIMAIGAELHADEEAELLAIGSKQESLWGINIYPDAESESFIEFDSLIKLRPSQGNKTRGVDNPEIRKRIIEIVNSLIAR; translated from the coding sequence ATGTTAATTTTAAGAGAGAAAATTAATATTGATGAAATTAAACGAATTGCTCAGGAGACATTTGGAACTGTAGTGAAAGCAGTTGTGGATGTGGAAAAGGGTATAATGGCTATCGGAGCTGAACTTCACGCCGATGAAGAAGCCGAGTTGCTTGCGATTGGGTCAAAACAAGAAAGTCTCTGGGGCATAAATATCTATCCTGATGCCGAAAGCGAAAGTTTTATTGAATTTGATTCGTTGATAAAATTGCGGCCTTCACAGGGTAACAAAACGCGCGGTGTTGATAATCCAGAAATAAGAAAAAGAATAATTGAGATTGTAAATAGTTTGATAGCAAGATGA
- a CDS encoding OmpA family protein — MKRNIITLFVVIALCTAYSNNQGAYGLFRTESAWNGGAGHFHIGWFARYFTETRDVAIIGEPAGEAVHGGGDMFFGLGYAITDNLAFNIATSLHGDGVNYTATDYNRASLGWGDTKLGLKLSLGKENFAWAIGPVLSLPTGSDRGTSLEQKNYPIFGEAYGNDGGVFRYFSSGAIDYGVLMGLSFKSKMMTLDLNGGYIDKNKNDDEMGWRNNYTIYRAALSWDLGKITPFIEVGGIDFCGEDQFFTFIDDDAIFGANEVYYTPGISFRPGRFSLNLAVDIRAWEGLNDRAFPTALTDSTNITTGWGVAPPWAVIAGFSYCVDFKPEGPKLATIAGTIVNDKTDEPLIANISFYRDGSLVKSITSNTFGQFELKELEPGNYRIVASLDGFYDESIELLVSAGEKIPLSLRLRPVPTEGELTVNVIDLSTRQPMVAKVTIGDVVEEMTSSMTKTLKAGTYTIKASVTDENYLPYERTVTIEAGKKLELEIALVKKEFKIVLPEIYFETAKSEIKPESYPVLDDAAKTIAKIFAGNATTTIEVQGHTDSRGSDSYNLKLSQDRANAVKDYLVTNHNLDANRLIPKGYGESKPVVPNTTPENMAKNRRVEFVIIK, encoded by the coding sequence ATGAAACGCAACATTATAACGCTATTCGTTGTTATTGCTCTGTGCACTGCTTATTCTAATAATCAGGGTGCATACGGGCTGTTTCGTACTGAGTCTGCCTGGAATGGCGGTGCCGGGCATTTTCACATCGGTTGGTTCGCACGCTATTTCACAGAGACAAGGGATGTCGCAATTATCGGGGAACCGGCAGGCGAAGCGGTTCATGGAGGTGGTGATATGTTTTTTGGTCTTGGTTATGCGATTACCGATAACCTGGCATTCAATATTGCGACTTCATTACATGGAGACGGTGTTAACTATACCGCAACCGATTACAATCGGGCAAGTTTGGGCTGGGGTGATACAAAGCTTGGTTTGAAACTGAGCCTTGGTAAAGAAAACTTTGCCTGGGCAATCGGACCGGTTTTATCATTGCCTACCGGTTCAGATCGGGGGACAAGTCTTGAACAGAAAAACTATCCCATTTTCGGCGAAGCCTATGGCAATGATGGTGGGGTCTTTCGTTATTTCTCGAGCGGTGCCATAGATTACGGTGTATTGATGGGACTTTCTTTTAAGTCAAAAATGATGACCCTTGATTTGAATGGTGGTTATATTGATAAAAATAAGAATGATGATGAAATGGGCTGGCGCAATAATTACACTATTTATCGCGCGGCATTGAGCTGGGATCTCGGCAAAATTACTCCGTTTATTGAAGTCGGTGGAATTGATTTTTGTGGTGAAGACCAGTTCTTTACATTTATTGATGATGATGCAATCTTTGGCGCGAATGAGGTCTATTATACCCCTGGTATCAGTTTCCGACCTGGTAGATTCAGTTTGAATCTTGCAGTTGATATTCGCGCCTGGGAAGGATTAAATGACCGCGCATTCCCAACCGCATTGACCGACAGCACAAATATTACCACCGGCTGGGGTGTTGCACCACCCTGGGCAGTGATTGCAGGATTTTCTTATTGTGTTGATTTCAAACCAGAAGGTCCCAAATTGGCTACTATCGCCGGAACCATTGTTAATGATAAGACAGATGAACCCCTTATTGCTAATATATCATTTTACCGCGATGGTTCTCTTGTTAAATCCATTACTTCAAATACCTTTGGTCAATTTGAATTAAAGGAACTTGAACCCGGTAATTATCGCATTGTCGCATCACTTGATGGGTTTTATGATGAGTCAATTGAATTACTGGTCAGCGCCGGAGAAAAAATACCTTTGAGTTTGAGATTGAGGCCGGTACCGACAGAAGGTGAACTGACAGTTAATGTGATTGACCTCTCAACCCGCCAACCAATGGTTGCAAAAGTTACTATCGGTGATGTTGTAGAAGAAATGACATCTTCAATGACCAAGACATTAAAGGCAGGCACATATACGATAAAAGCAAGTGTCACCGATGAGAATTATCTACCTTATGAGAGAACGGTTACAATAGAAGCGGGCAAAAAATTAGAACTGGAAATTGCACTTGTGAAGAAAGAATTCAAAATTGTATTGCCAGAAATTTATTTTGAAACGGCAAAGTCCGAGATAAAACCTGAATCGTATCCAGTCCTTGACGATGCCGCGAAAACAATTGCCAAGATCTTTGCAGGGAATGCAACCACAACTATTGAAGTTCAGGGTCATACCGACAGCAGAGGTTCTGATAGTTACAATCTTAAACTATCTCAAGATAGGGCAAACGCAGTCAAAGATTATCTCGTGACCAATCACAATCTGGATGCGAATCGTTTAATTCCCAAGGGATACGGTGAATCCAAACCGGTTGTGCCGAATACTACACCTGAGAATATGGCAAAGAATCGCAGGGTTGAATTTGTGATAATTAAATAA
- a CDS encoding HU family DNA-binding protein has protein sequence MRREYLIEAISAKFGSIYPKIDIEKLIDAFLDLIIDTLIKEKRVEIRKFGTFELRKRPGRTSRAPKSGKEFTLPDRYVPFFKPSKVFKKLIMDRTKP, from the coding sequence ATGCGCCGTGAATATCTTATTGAAGCAATATCGGCAAAATTTGGTTCTATATACCCTAAGATTGATATTGAAAAACTTATTGATGCATTCCTTGATCTTATCATAGATACTTTGATAAAAGAAAAAAGGGTGGAAATTAGAAAATTTGGCACATTTGAATTAAGAAAAAGACCGGGCAGAACATCAAGGGCTCCTAAATCGGGTAAGGAATTCACCCTACCAGACCGATATGTTCCTTTCTTTAAACCATCTAAGGTATTCAAAAAGTTGATAATGGATAGAACAAAGCCATAG
- a CDS encoding HEAT repeat domain-containing protein: protein MATFILFLTLPLPQPDTLWQVERRYIFEGLALLNLSKIDLEYDKHWIQDSFRLSVVKNLMDKPMSVPDYVLYSGNTIKNLKTPSDYIKFCAGEIIGQNLSRTFNVGQGFLQEPMVLSEPEVSLAELKSDDFITLIKEVYTLTKKHLDKAFIKLTPEQKDSLIYTAPSLWADEADSIERGYAGALHKEFGIERDTVTTLETVQLLKLAKKIDICEIHCAGIILAQGIEKIKAIAEKLSKQENLSYKEISGVKGFVYETFELPGGFKGVIGGVDDNIYYNDFAVIIDLGGNDTYLGRCAGAVGELNTPVSFVIDLSGDDVYRNYNKLVNQGAGLFGAGILWDISGNDTYTGFHISQGAGLFGIGILIDEDGFDNFRGGYFVQGAGNFGSGILVDYKEDDIYHSYCWAQGMGGTCGYGLLYDREGDDLYYAGGKYLHMPLDPDQFRSFAQGFGFGWRDVASGGIGFLYDCSGNDKYISEVYGQATSYWFALGMLLDEQGNDLYSAAQYSQGAGIHLSIGGLVDLEGDDHYFSRFGPAQGEGHDVAVGWLLDKDGDDVYYASGGQGIGLTNSVGIFVDTRGNDDYCSREGMSQGGANWSRGTGGIGLFIDLQGEDRYAEKDKGKNNHIWTSGTYALGMDLEAVEPKKEPWEDTITTFPEIDTMQSDSAKMARLFYYGSLWEVRADIPKAKTGRRIMINEFKERAVEYIFKNEMRTFDGLKLRAIEEVFKAFKDTAAFYLYQGLHNENDTIVRNCIYLFGQLEYTKAKDTLRLMLEKKPEDKVAGVLIYTLGKLKDTLAIPIFNQYYRHKNERMRLRVAEALQNIKDTTGVPILIKLLTDSSYVVKIAAMEGMAQLGKYALDRVEAELKKAKNEQHIAIMIKTMAKIYAKMDNKEKTTEYKKHLTEIVRRYLKSDYPVLKKETQKFIDLIEGRGMLEPEELFLLPEDIMD, encoded by the coding sequence ATGGCCACATTCATTTTATTTTTGACCCTGCCCTTACCACAACCTGATACCTTATGGCAGGTAGAGCGGAGATATATTTTTGAAGGTTTGGCTCTCTTGAATCTTTCAAAAATTGACTTAGAATATGATAAACACTGGATACAGGATAGTTTTCGGCTTTCGGTTGTTAAAAATTTAATGGATAAACCAATGTCGGTTCCTGATTATGTTTTATATTCGGGAAACACAATAAAAAATTTAAAAACCCCATCGGATTATATAAAATTTTGTGCTGGAGAGATTATTGGGCAAAATTTATCACGGACATTCAATGTAGGGCAAGGCTTTCTTCAAGAACCGATGGTTCTTTCAGAACCAGAGGTTAGCCTTGCAGAACTTAAATCGGATGATTTTATTACTTTAATAAAAGAGGTTTATACCCTCACAAAAAAACATCTTGATAAGGCATTTATCAAACTCACACCCGAACAAAAAGATAGTCTAATCTACACCGCCCCATCACTCTGGGCAGATGAGGCCGATTCTATTGAGCGTGGATATGCAGGTGCCTTACACAAAGAATTTGGAATTGAGCGTGACACCGTCACCACGCTTGAAACTGTTCAATTATTAAAATTAGCCAAAAAGATAGATATTTGTGAAATACATTGTGCTGGTATCATTCTTGCCCAAGGAATTGAAAAGATAAAAGCGATTGCTGAAAAATTATCTAAGCAAGAAAATCTATCTTACAAAGAGATATCCGGGGTCAAGGGATTTGTTTACGAGACCTTTGAACTACCCGGCGGATTTAAGGGTGTTATTGGTGGTGTTGATGACAATATCTACTACAATGATTTTGCAGTAATCATTGATCTGGGCGGTAATGATACATATCTTGGTCGGTGTGCCGGTGCGGTTGGAGAATTGAATACTCCAGTGAGCTTTGTCATTGACCTTTCTGGAGATGATGTCTATAGGAATTATAACAAACTTGTCAATCAGGGTGCTGGTTTATTTGGTGCAGGGATACTATGGGATATATCCGGGAATGATACATATACTGGATTCCATATCAGTCAGGGTGCAGGATTATTTGGAATCGGTATACTCATTGACGAAGATGGTTTTGATAATTTTCGTGGTGGTTACTTTGTTCAGGGGGCTGGAAATTTTGGCTCAGGGATTTTAGTTGACTATAAAGAAGATGACATTTATCATTCATATTGTTGGGCACAGGGGATGGGCGGTACCTGTGGCTATGGGTTATTATATGATAGAGAGGGTGATGATTTGTATTATGCTGGTGGGAAATATCTCCATATGCCCTTAGACCCTGACCAGTTTCGTTCATTTGCTCAGGGGTTTGGTTTTGGTTGGCGGGATGTAGCATCAGGTGGGATTGGATTTTTGTATGATTGTTCTGGGAATGATAAATATATCTCTGAGGTTTATGGGCAGGCAACCTCATACTGGTTTGCACTCGGTATGCTACTTGATGAACAGGGAAATGATTTATATTCTGCAGCACAATATTCCCAGGGTGCAGGGATTCATTTATCAATTGGTGGACTTGTGGACTTAGAAGGTGATGACCATTATTTTAGTAGATTCGGTCCTGCCCAGGGTGAAGGACACGATGTCGCAGTTGGCTGGCTTTTAGATAAAGATGGTGATGATGTATATTATGCATCGGGTGGACAGGGGATAGGTCTTACAAACTCTGTTGGAATATTTGTTGATACCAGGGGTAATGATGACTACTGTTCAAGGGAAGGAATGAGTCAGGGTGGTGCAAACTGGTCACGGGGGACTGGTGGGATAGGTTTGTTTATTGATTTGCAGGGTGAAGATAGATATGCAGAGAAAGACAAGGGCAAGAATAATCATATCTGGACTTCCGGCACTTATGCCTTAGGAATGGACCTTGAGGCAGTGGAACCCAAAAAAGAACCCTGGGAAGATACCATTACTACATTTCCCGAAATTGATACAATGCAAAGTGATTCGGCAAAGATGGCAAGGCTTTTTTATTATGGCTCTTTGTGGGAGGTCCGGGCGGATATTCCTAAAGCGAAGACCGGCAGAAGAATCATGATAAACGAATTCAAAGAAAGGGCAGTGGAATATATTTTTAAAAACGAAATGCGGACATTTGATGGTCTCAAACTGCGGGCGATTGAAGAAGTTTTCAAGGCATTCAAGGATACCGCTGCTTTTTATTTATACCAGGGTCTGCATAATGAAAATGATACAATTGTGAGGAATTGCATATATCTATTTGGACAACTTGAATACACAAAGGCAAAGGATACATTGAGATTAATGCTTGAAAAAAAGCCCGAAGATAAGGTTGCTGGTGTTTTGATCTATACACTCGGGAAATTGAAGGATACCCTTGCGATTCCAATTTTTAATCAATACTACAGACACAAGAACGAAAGAATGAGACTGCGTGTGGCTGAGGCATTGCAGAATATTAAAGATACCACCGGTGTCCCAATCTTAATAAAACTGCTCACCGATTCTTCTTATGTTGTAAAGATTGCTGCAATGGAAGGAATGGCACAACTTGGAAAGTACGCATTGGATAGGGTAGAAGCAGAACTGAAGAAGGCCAAAAATGAACAACACATTGCCATAATGATAAAAACAATGGCGAAGATATACGCAAAAATGGATAACAAGGAAAAGACAACCGAGTACAAAAAACATCTGACCGAAATTGTAAGACGGTATTTGAAGTCTGATTATCCTGTCTTGAAAAAAGAAACTCAGAAATTCATTGACCTGATTGAAGGTAGGGGAATGCTGGAGCCCGAAGAATTATTTCTTCTGCCAGAAGATATCATGGATTAG
- a CDS encoding zinc ribbon domain-containing protein has protein sequence MPIFEFKCKKCFNKFEELVFKNSDLDDIKCPKCQGKEIEKLISVFGFRSTGSNGKTISTGSSCTGCQRTTCAGCK, from the coding sequence ATGCCAATCTTTGAATTTAAATGCAAAAAATGTTTTAATAAATTTGAAGAACTTGTTTTCAAAAATAGTGATCTGGATGATATAAAATGTCCCAAATGTCAGGGAAAAGAAATAGAAAAATTAATTTCTGTTTTTGGTTTTCGTAGCACAGGCTCAAATGGCAAAACGATAAGTACAGGAAGTTCCTGTACTGGATGTCAGCGAACAACCTGTGCAGGTTGTAAATAA
- a CDS encoding T9SS type A sorting domain-containing protein yields MTLDSTKVVNDNNGNGKLDPGENAGIVTYIKNVGTVAATNVQGKLRTTSPYITITDSTYTYGTMNAGVSANNISDPYDLSVHASTPPGHIAEFQLVLTSAESTWVRTFSYSVGMAPGTIIWGPKYLPNFPSTQFIYGLAYDRLGDRIYVLDFYSNQIRQYSSDSFVTYMGVITGPEDSVVDISYSRYDDRLYVCNYPQKMVWKINKSTGAILRQFSNPAQDYPVGLAFKPPNTMWYADRRTALGATQLIYIGDTLGSATQYNSPIQGYLNTRCLAYDSLGNSFVNVQTWFNASQTLDSVGVVEFQGPPPIFTGKKFLLNYGWNIRGIEFDPRDGNYWVTIAQISGTYVNQVVKVKGFYTPLTPVEESEKENVAYSRLLKVVPNPVKDVVTFEINATNLKTNYLKVFDINGRLVAKISIKKGDNILNWNPRAEALSDGIYFVVLEKDNAIITQKFILTR; encoded by the coding sequence TTGACCTTAGATAGCACCAAGGTTGTAAACGACAACAATGGCAATGGCAAACTTGACCCAGGAGAGAATGCGGGAATAGTTACCTACATAAAAAATGTGGGAACTGTGGCGGCAACCAATGTTCAGGGGAAATTGCGAACTACTTCTCCTTATATTACAATCACCGATTCCACCTACACCTATGGCACAATGAACGCAGGGGTCAGTGCCAATAATATTTCAGACCCTTATGATTTGTCTGTTCATGCATCAACACCACCGGGTCATATTGCTGAATTCCAGCTTGTACTTACTTCTGCCGAGTCAACCTGGGTAAGGACTTTTTCCTATAGTGTTGGTATGGCACCGGGTACAATTATCTGGGGTCCGAAATATCTTCCCAATTTTCCAAGCACCCAGTTCATTTATGGCCTTGCCTATGACCGACTGGGCGACAGGATATATGTCCTTGACTTTTACTCCAATCAGATAAGGCAGTATTCTTCGGATAGTTTTGTTACATATATGGGCGTAATTACCGGTCCTGAAGATAGTGTGGTTGATATATCCTATAGCAGATATGATGACCGACTATATGTCTGCAATTATCCCCAGAAAATGGTGTGGAAGATTAACAAATCTACCGGTGCAATTCTCAGACAATTCAGTAATCCTGCCCAAGATTATCCTGTTGGTCTTGCTTTTAAACCACCTAATACAATGTGGTACGCAGATAGAAGAACCGCACTTGGTGCAACACAACTGATTTATATCGGTGATACGCTTGGTAGTGCAACTCAATATAACAGTCCGATTCAGGGATATTTGAATACCCGTTGCCTTGCGTATGATTCACTGGGCAATTCTTTCGTCAATGTTCAAACCTGGTTCAATGCAAGCCAGACACTTGATAGTGTCGGTGTTGTTGAATTTCAAGGTCCGCCACCGATATTCACAGGCAAAAAATTCCTTCTCAATTATGGTTGGAACATTCGTGGAATTGAATTTGACCCGAGGGATGGAAATTATTGGGTAACAATCGCTCAAATAAGTGGTACCTATGTCAATCAGGTTGTTAAGGTAAAAGGATTTTATACACCGCTAACTCCAGTTGAGGAGTCAGAAAAAGAGAATGTTGCTTACAGCCGGTTACTGAAAGTCGTACCTAATCCAGTGAAGGATGTTGTAACATTTGAAATTAATGCTACCAATCTGAAGACTAATTACTTGAAAGTTTTTGACATTAATGGCAGGCTTGTTGCAAAGATATCAATCAAAAAAGGTGATAATATACTCAACTGGAATCCACGTGCTGAAGCACTTTCTGATGGTATTTATTTTGTGGTTCTTGAAAAAGATAATGCTATAATAACCCAGAAATTCATCCTGACCCGGTAA
- a CDS encoding VIT1/CCC1 transporter family protein, producing the protein MLKHSLKTGFSFGSTSGIITTLGLMVGLHSGTHSKIVVIGGILTIAIADAFSDALGIHISEESENKHTTKEIWESTIMTFFAKFLFALTFLVPVLIFPLTTAIIVSVLWGLFLISLFSFMMGREQKTNPWSIVGEHLLIAVVVIVITHFIGDWIATFK; encoded by the coding sequence ATGCTTAAACATTCATTAAAAACCGGATTTAGTTTTGGCTCAACATCAGGAATAATAACAACCCTTGGGTTAATGGTAGGACTCCATTCAGGAACCCATTCAAAAATTGTGGTTATTGGTGGTATCCTGACAATTGCAATTGCCGATGCATTTTCTGATGCCCTCGGTATTCATATTTCTGAAGAGTCCGAAAATAAACATACTACAAAAGAGATATGGGAATCAACGATAATGACATTTTTTGCCAAATTCTTATTTGCCCTTACATTCCTTGTTCCGGTTTTAATCTTCCCTCTTACAACAGCAATCATTGTGAGTGTACTCTGGGGATTGTTTTTGATTTCCCTTTTCAGTTTTATGATGGGCAGGGAGCAAAAGACAAATCCCTGGTCTATTGTTGGTGAGCATTTATTGATTGCGGTGGTGGTCATAGTAATTACACATTTCATTGGTGACTGGATCGCGACATTTAAATGA
- a CDS encoding serpin family protein yields the protein MKYFLIGLMLFTFVYAMGGKAEVPQKFDEIVQGNNRFCFNLYKNLTENETGNIFYSPFSITMAIAMVFEGAKGWVKGEMYEVFKFPLDEKNRRETFLSLYKQINKKNAKYRLHIANALWIQKDYPFLPEYLKTIQKYYDGYARNVDFIGATEQTRQIINKWVEDKTNQKIKDLFPPGSIDQQSRLVITNAIYFKGQWLKQFDKSLTTEEDFWVNESKTIKVPMMKRIDPETRFNYAETDELQILELPYEGNDLSMVILLPRKNDLKLVEKELSQEKFEEWKKLLSETRVEVYLPKFTFKTRYTLTPNLSQLGMPNAFSPHCDFSGIDGTKNLYIRAVVHQAYVDVNEEGTEAAAATGVVVGITSVGPRIPVFRADHPFIFVIQEKNTGNILFIGRVVEPKA from the coding sequence ATGAAATATTTTCTGATTGGTTTAATGCTATTTACATTTGTATACGCTATGGGTGGTAAGGCTGAAGTGCCACAGAAATTTGATGAAATTGTGCAGGGTAATAATCGTTTCTGTTTTAATCTTTATAAGAATTTGACTGAAAATGAAACCGGGAATATTTTTTATTCACCATTCAGTATTACAATGGCAATAGCGATGGTCTTTGAAGGGGCAAAGGGTTGGGTTAAAGGTGAGATGTATGAAGTCTTTAAATTCCCTCTGGATGAGAAAAATCGTCGGGAAACTTTTCTATCCCTTTATAAACAAATTAATAAAAAGAATGCAAAATATAGATTACATATTGCTAATGCCTTATGGATTCAAAAAGACTACCCATTTTTACCTGAATATTTGAAGACGATTCAAAAATATTACGATGGTTATGCACGGAATGTGGATTTTATAGGAGCAACCGAACAAACGCGCCAGATAATCAACAAATGGGTAGAAGATAAGACCAATCAAAAAATAAAAGACCTCTTCCCACCAGGTTCAATTGACCAACAATCAAGATTGGTGATTACCAATGCGATATATTTTAAAGGGCAGTGGCTCAAGCAATTTGATAAATCATTAACAACCGAAGAAGACTTCTGGGTTAACGAGTCAAAGACAATAAAAGTACCGATGATGAAGAGAATAGACCCGGAGACCAGATTTAATTATGCTGAGACAGATGAACTGCAAATTCTTGAATTACCTTACGAAGGAAATGATTTATCAATGGTCATATTACTGCCGCGCAAGAATGATTTGAAATTAGTTGAGAAAGAGTTATCTCAAGAAAAATTTGAAGAGTGGAAAAAACTTTTGTCTGAGACAAGGGTTGAAGTATATTTGCCCAAGTTTACTTTCAAAACGAGATATACCCTTACACCCAACTTATCACAACTTGGTATGCCCAACGCATTTTCCCCTCACTGCGACTTTTCCGGTATAGATGGCACAAAAAATTTATATATCCGTGCAGTTGTCCATCAAGCTTATGTTGATGTCAACGAAGAAGGGACTGAAGCTGCAGCAGCAACCGGTGTAGTGGTTGGTATTACTTCAGTGGGTCCAAGAATTCCTGTGTTTCGTGCTGATCATCCATTTATTTTTGTGATACAAGAAAAAAATACCGGTAATATACTTTTCATTGGCAGGGTTGTTGAACCAAAAGCATAA
- a CDS encoding nitroreductase family protein yields the protein MDVFEAIKWRRSVRKFLPQKIEKEKILKILEAGRLAPSSSNRQAWHFIVVDDENLIKQIPEKVVIGTKSIISWIQDAPLVIVGCYTKAVTHFVAGLYGRENHLIDITIAMTHMVLEATELGIGTCYIGWFNEKHLKKILKIPDHYRVAMLVVMGYPAEPSTPDGIGGIKPRPRKDLKEIVSYNIWGKNF from the coding sequence ATGGATGTCTTTGAAGCAATCAAATGGCGGAGGAGCGTAAGAAAGTTTTTACCACAAAAGATAGAAAAAGAAAAAATTTTAAAAATACTTGAGGCTGGAAGGCTTGCCCCTTCTTCAAGCAACCGCCAGGCGTGGCATTTTATAGTTGTAGATGACGAAAATCTAATAAAACAAATCCCGGAAAAGGTTGTTATTGGCACGAAGAGTATCATATCATGGATCCAAGATGCCCCGCTTGTTATTGTTGGCTGCTACACAAAGGCAGTAACCCATTTCGTGGCAGGACTTTATGGAAGAGAAAATCATTTAATCGACATTACAATTGCAATGACCCATATGGTTCTTGAGGCAACCGAGCTTGGTATAGGTACCTGTTATATTGGCTGGTTCAATGAAAAGCACTTAAAGAAAATTTTAAAAATCCCTGACCATTACCGTGTTGCAATGCTCGTTGTAATGGGGTATCCTGCAGAGCCTTCTACACCAGATGGTATCGGTGGGATAAAACCAAGACCAAGAAAGGATCTAAAAGAAATTGTTTCATATAATATCTGGGGTAAAAACTTTTAA
- a CDS encoding flavodoxin family protein, which produces MKVGIIIASERKNGNCDLLARYSEKYLREKGVTPNLVYLKDFEIKQCQGCMSCVFKNAKCKIDDDLYKLAEKIINTDGLILFAPTYVLTIPGKLKIFLDRFLCLYPLIKDRPEWPAISIGVASPIDWNQFQLSLMNIFLLALGCRIVGSFFIYGAGQGEVLLEDGITKIEKSINRLIDFKCEPFASVVSKYCPIDFCDIFQRIKGDLYRCPVCLTTAKAVEDGFYFDAKDLNKHRWTKEKMEEHFKDWILNTKERFRKLLPEIHKKKRNLGLC; this is translated from the coding sequence ATGAAGGTTGGAATAATCATTGCATCAGAAAGGAAGAATGGTAATTGTGACTTACTCGCAAGGTACTCGGAAAAATATTTAAGAGAAAAAGGGGTTACGCCAAATCTTGTATATCTAAAAGATTTTGAGATAAAACAATGTCAGGGATGTATGTCCTGTGTTTTTAAGAACGCAAAATGTAAAATTGATGATGACCTTTATAAACTTGCCGAAAAGATTATAAATACTGATGGTTTAATCTTATTTGCACCAACCTATGTATTAACAATTCCGGGTAAATTAAAAATTTTTCTTGATAGATTTTTGTGCCTTTACCCATTGATTAAAGATAGACCTGAATGGCCCGCAATAAGTATTGGTGTGGCATCACCGATTGACTGGAATCAATTCCAGCTGTCTTTGATGAATATTTTCTTGCTGGCATTGGGTTGTCGGATTGTTGGTAGTTTTTTCATATACGGTGCAGGACAGGGAGAGGTATTGCTGGAAGATGGGATAACCAAGATTGAAAAATCAATTAATAGACTGATTGATTTTAAATGCGAGCCTTTTGCTTCAGTCGTTTCAAAATACTGCCCAATAGATTTTTGTGATATTTTCCAGCGTATAAAAGGTGATTTATATCGCTGCCCGGTATGTTTGACGACTGCGAAAGCGGTTGAAGATGGATTTTATTTTGATGCAAAGGATTTGAATAAACATCGCTGGACCAAAGAAAAAATGGAAGAACATTTCAAAGATTGGATTCTCAATACAAAAGAAAGATTCCGTAAATTGCTTCCGGAGATTCATAAGAAGAAAAGAAATTTAGGGCTCTGTTAA